taCTACAATTCAtagaacaaatacaaataaataataataatatagtctaaataaataaataaataaataatattttctcTGTATCTTTATTGTATATTCCATTTTCTTTGTCaataaagttgaaaaaaagtctgaaaaattaacCCGACAGGGTTGCCTCTGCTTGTTGCTGCGGCTCAGAGACTACAGTTTTTTAACAGAGAGTCTTAGTTACAAACTGGGGTCATGGAGTTTGAAAGACGTGGGTGTTGATCAGACAGGGAGGGTCCAATGAATGGATGTTActggttgcattatgggaaatgtaagaTCCAGAGGTTTAGGAGCATGAAGCTGTTACTTTATTGTGACCATTCCCTTTGTTATGTGTCCCTTGTGAGTCacccaactttatggaagtgcaaaaCTAAATGGCTCTTTAAATCCCTCATACTTTAATATGCAGTTCTACACAGTGTTCTTATACTGAACATTAAGTAATTCTGTAATGGCGTAAATGCTGAAGCACAAACAGGCTTATAGATTTCAGACTGACCCACTTGTTGATTAGGACTCCTTTCTTAGCATCAGTGTGTAATTGGCCTACATTGTGTCGCTgccaaaaatgtatttagttcAGGTCAAGTTATCCCTCCAATCTCTTTCAGCCTAACTGGACCCAAACAACGGTTCTGTTGTGAGACTAAATTATTGCCCAGTGGCTGGGGGAAAAACCATTAGGAGTGCACTACCACAATTAGTGCTCACTGATGTTCAGAGAATtcataatgtatttattgtcaAGGGCCACTTTGTTTACCTTTTATAGCCTTATTGTGGTTTGACGGGAACATTTCAATTGGCCCGGGGGCGTGACGCCCCCGGGCCAATTGTTATGTGTGTTTGAACAGAACATTCAAGGTTGTCTTGTGAGATGTGCTAAAAGACGTCTTTGGTGGTCATCTTTTCAAACATCTAGACTAATATATGGTAATAATCACACCTGTACATAGAGATCGCAGTTAACGAGAACATTTTATAATGTGATTGCCCAAAAAcagggctgcccaaagtggTCAGATGTttctagcaaaaaaaaaatatcaataaaagtttttaatataaatcagtttctttttttctgttttcttttttttgggaggCCCTTTAAATATGTAGGATCACTAATGAATTGTTTCATAATCTGAGCATGGCGGGCAGAGTGACAATTGTGCAAGAAGTCAGTTTGGCGTGAATGAGGTAAGAAAAAAATGGAGGCAGAGATAGTGGCACACGGACAAAAGGCATTTCAATCAAACGAGGTTGGGATCCTatagtaccattttgcatcttaaatACAATTCATTACAATAGGTGTTTGCTTTTGTCCCGTGACCCACCATTAAGTTTCAGTTTAGGCCTTCCAAGTGAAGAAGTTTGGGCACCGCTGCCCTAAAAGAATTAAAGGCTAAATGGTGCtgtcatttttacattgtgatggagtcattgtttttatttactttttaaaaactcacaaagaaaaacaatcacgttcattaatttattaaacaaaatttcaatttacattacatacaatacatacaaGTGAACAGAAaaagatgcatgtgtgtgtttaaaacagtgtttgctcttttttttaatgagctaAAATACAAGTAACAGTGAAATTAAGACATTTGGCtgatatttatgtatatttacaCCATACATACACTAGGACCTAACAACTGCTTTCAAAAATTCAACTGTGAAATGTCTTTTATAATtaaaatatctatatacagtctTTATGTATGCATAAGATGAAATGCAATTATTGCCCCATTAGACACGAGTAATTGACAGTAATTAAAATTATCCTGTGTTAACtacagttaacagttagctcTGTGTAGTGTACAGGCTCCAGGCAAATTATTCTGATGTGGCAAATGAAGAGGTTAATGGTAAACTGTGATTACACAGCCATTGCTGTATGTTAAGCAgaacaacatgtaaacatttgGCTATCTGCTACCATCTCATTCATCTGTCAGTGCTTTCAACAACACACCTCTTGTAAATTCACACATGCAGCCTGCACAATAAAAAGAAGAGAATCTAACTGTCAATACTCGGATGTTAAACAACAGCTGAGGGACTTTTAAGACTGCAGTTGTAAGAGGAAGCTGCCTACTGTACATTCTTGTGGACGTGGTGCTAACATTGGCTTCTCAGTTCCTGTCAACAATAATCAGTTATATCTTCTTATGCCAGAAAACGCTAGTTCGAATTTAGAAATGGCAGAACGCTATCTAACACATAGCAGATGATCTGCTGGTGTTGTGGGTCACCAACACACGCAAAGTTGCCTTGACCAATTAAAATGCTGCATACACAGCAGTCACTCAAACAGATAATGTGAGATGACTCTTTATGACAAGTAACAGCTGCAAAGTGTGCGTCATAAAGGTCCAGAGTCACTGTTTTGAAACCGGAACATCGTTGACCGACCGGCACACTTGTTGCTCTCAGGAAGTGCTGCTTCTCTTTCTGCTCCTCGGCCTCCTCTTCAGGATTTCTTCCTCTTGGTCACTTTCACAATCCCTCTGAAACAATCCAAATGTTTGAGATGAGAAACAGCTGTGAAATTGTTTGTGTGGTGACAAGTGATGACAGTTGTAGGAGTccacaaaatgtaaatattattttattgtttttataaaaaaaagaaagaaaagcagggTCCATGAATAACTAGCTGCAAAATACCAGTTTAACCATGTAGCCTTATGTGAAGAGTCCAATGCAGCACGGTTCAGATAGTAGCTACTGCATTATTACTGCAAATGGttactcttaaagggactgtttgtaactttgtaagcgtataaatgtaccgggtcgggacacatgcgcgctcgctcgcatatgcgcgctcgcatatgcgcgctcgcgtgtggctgtactctctcctcctctgcctgcctgccttcactcagagcgGGCGCGcattctcgcgtactcgctccacctctagacgtgaacgcgcgctcattccacactgcagaagagttagtttagctctgagaatatctagtgaatgtcagtggacgtttgtgcagaaataaatgctgcagctcctgcagaccaacagaggtttcccgtgtcttgtgaagtgacggggcctCGCAGCGAGTTActttatcgtctcgttaccgaccgggtgccggtgtctccctgctcattccagctgcgggcggagagagcagggagacacgctgcagagccccgctacctcagcctgcgctgaggcaagAAAAGCCAACTCTAGTATCAGCGGttattcatggagagaccttcgtctggtcagctaacattactgccaagcagctgaaatatagagtgatattgtggttttagctgacgtgtgtcccctcactgttttgagcgatgctcgttcatgtctactttcgttgatttcacggccacaggtgtcgctgttaagaagcatttctgaaagttacaaatagtccctttaaagaaattgttgAATATTTTAGGAAATACACATATTTGATTTCTTGCTGAGCGTTGGTTGAGAACACTGATACTTCATGTTTGTACaatacggtaaatatgaagctacaaccagcagcttagtttagcacaaaAGAAAACGGGGGAAAGAGCTAACCTGGGATTGTCTTAAGTTAACAAAATCCACTTACCAGAACCTTCAAAGCTCACAAGTTGACaccttattttttgtttgtttaatccgtgcAAAAATTTTAGTGTAAAACTtagaactagaattaccgccttgtggttgtatgcctccgccaaccggtcaagttgcagtttacatccatgtctgtccaaaatgtcacaatTTTATTCTATTAGATATTTGTTTGAAAATTTTATAATTAGCATATCAATTCTAGAGTTATGGGGAGTCCAGGTGAATGtgtccaggtgttcctgagatatcacgttcacaatAATGGGACAGATGTgagatcacagtgacctttgaccttttacTACCAAAATCTactcagttcatccttgagtccaagtggacgtttgtgaaAAATTTTAGATGTTGCGTTCACGAGAATAGTATGAatggatggacggacagacggacaacccaaaatcATGCTTCCTGCAGTCTCCATTGGTTACCTAGCAACCTCACATTGACAACAAAACTCCGGGAAGTCACTGCTCCTGGAAATCTTGGACAGTCTTTaaggctaagctaagctaacagactgtagcttcatatttaccacgCAGACATGAGAGctgtatcaatcttctcatctaactctcagcaacaAAGTGTATATGCAAAATTCCCAACTGTCCAGACTGAGCCATTACTGTTAGCTTTACAACAGTTATTTCTTACCTCGTCCGGCTGAGGTAGCTTGTTGCCCTTCTTCATGATCCGCGTTAAGTGATTGCACAGAGCCACAATTCTGAATGACATCtgttgaacaaataaaaagcaaagaGAGTGAGTCCTGAAAGCTATCAAGAGCAACATTTTTTATAATACATGAACCAACTGTACTAAAAATGCTTTTATTTACCTTCCACCTGCGTCTTGCGTACTGTCTCTTAAAGTTATCCAAGTTGACCACGGACAACCTCTTCACCATGGCCTGTCTGGGATTCAGAGGCTGCAGAGACACAATGAGTGGATGAAATAACAGAGGAAGTATCTTTTATGTTAATGTCAAATGTTCAAGCAGGTTCAAAAACGTTATGCATTATGTACGGGTCTAATTTTTACACTGTAATCTGAGGTACAACAGGAAGTATAGGGAAATCTCAGATCAAAAGGATTTGTAAACGGGCAACATAATAAATGGTGAACATTTATTTCAGTGTTTAAACAACAGTGGTGTCGGTGTGCACATCAGAGGCCATAAAGTGTGAGGCGTGAACAGGAATATCTGTTGAGACGCCAAAAACACTGATAGTGAGgtgacacataaacacacgtGATCTTATCACAGATGTTGTTTTTCCTGTTGGCTCATAAAACATCTccaagaaagaaataaaaaaataaataagtaaattcaATCTTTAGTAAAAGTGCACATTTGAATCAAtgaaaaataatctaaaaaacaacaacaacaaaaacacaaacaacatattTAGGACAACACATGCAATTTTACAAATGATAATctttgtgaaaaaaatatacacaTCAATATACAGTcctaaaaataaaatggaatgaaaaaataaatcaattaaaaaaatgtgaacttCTTCCATTGAAAAGAGCTGCTGTTTGAGCCTTCTGGCCATGACACAGTAAAACTCACAACTAATATTTATCTTCATTATCTTGTCCAAATAAAAAGCTACCAAACCCGCTCAATACAACGAGACCATAATTGTCTGCAAATATCACTTACATTTTAGAATAATTACTATTATTGTGCCATAATTATACTTCAAAACCCCAATTTGTcgtttttatacttttttttacggCTTAAATAAACATGATGTAACACTGAGCTTTGGAGGTGCTGGTAcgcagtttcttttttttttaacattcggacagagccaggctagctgtttccccctgtttccagtctttgtgctaagctaagcttacTATCTCCTGTTTGTAGCTTCAAGAAAGTGGTATCCATCTTCTCACCAAACTCAGAAAGAATGCAGATAAGCCAATTTCCGATTCCTACTATCGTACTACATGGTTcacacaagaaaataaaaatttgaaataaagaaaatataaagactatagagactatacATTCAAAAGTTTGTGCTACATTCAAACAGCTTGATTTTCAAAAACACGTTTAGATTTTCAAGGTGCGTCTTTATTTGTTAGCCTGACTCTGTGAGTGGCTGTTGGGCCTCGGGGCACAGTTCCCTCCTGCAAGACGGATGCAGCAGCTCCTTCAGCGCCTGCCTCACGTCCGTATTCagactgctgctgttgttgctgctgccgTTGGCTCCTTCTGGATGCAGAGAGCTCATCATCTCCTGCAGCCACTTCAGCTCAGAGTTCAGCTCCTCTCTCAGAGCGTCCAGCTTACTCTGCCTCTGGCTGTACTTCCCACTGATGCTCTCCAGACTGGCATCTACAGACTTAATGTCCTCCTGCAGCAGCCTCCTCGTGGCCTCCACTTTACGGAACTCGTAGCGGACCTGTGACAGCTGCTTCCTCGCAGTCTCGCTCTCCTCCTTGTACCAGCTCTCTTTATCGTTGTAGATGGAGAGCAGCGCTTCTATATCACCCTGCAGAGTGTGGCGGGCTCCTGCCACCTCTGACAGCCCCGTCTCCATCAGACTGACGTCCTCCACCACGTGGGCAAAACGCTCAAAGTTGGCATATGTGTTGTTCTGGGGCATGCTGGAGTGGGACTGGATGGTGTACTCCATTAGACGTTTCGTCTTCAACTGCTCCGCTTTCTCAGGGGCAACGCTATCCTCTTCCATGTGGCCGCAGGACTTCAGACAGAAGGGTGGAGGGAGGACacactgagtgagtgagaggcTGTCTCATTGTTGCATCTTGAATACACACAGCGGTGAATATCCCAGCAGATGTGGCACTGCAGGGTTAGTGTGTGACCCTACAGCGAAAGCCATGGCAGGTAAGAGCGccacaaaaaaacagcagacaTTCCTGTTCAGGGTGTTATGTTTCCTGGTTTCATGCTTGTAACCGAACAGGACGGAGACTCCACAGCAAAACACCATTCGCATGCATCTCAGCGGCCAATGTTGGAGTAGATTTCCTCATTATTACAGGTTGTTAAATGTCCAtgccattaaaaacacaattagTTCTTCAGTTCGATCACTTGAATTTCTAGGCAAAGTTTCAGACTGCAAAAGACGGCTGTACAAGATGTGTGTAGTAGGGATGCAAAACCAAAACGAACCTTTCATTGATGTACAAACTGAactgtgggcttgttgaaccgttgcacaACTATTAAATACAGGCTTGCTAATTATCTGATGAGGTACCAACGACATAAAAGAGGCAATTATTTGAACAAAGGCCTACTTGACCATTATGTAACCTGCCTCATCTCATGTATAAAATTGGTGTTATGGCTTCATAGAGAAATATCTCTCATTACtataaataaatctatttattttgatattttggagttcaaacacattggaaatggttatgtttttcttctccctaatgtgcaaaacaaaccgaACCGAAACAGTGACCCAAAAACCGCAATACGAACCGAACCGTGGGTTTGTTGAACCTTTGCACAACTAGTGTGTAGATAAGTGTGTTGATAGGGGAagggtgaaaaaaaataatggtgCAGCGATGGAAACAGTATACAGTAACTGTGATAAAGTATGTTTTCAACATATATAAAGTTAACGGGTGTGAACTTTTTGAGCATGAAGTCAAATTTTTTTTCCGCACATTTAAAGATGGATTGTGCGCTCTAATAAGAAACAAACCTGTTACCCGTATGTTACCTTTGAcattaactgttaaatgttgttttcacaTGTAGCAGGAGGAGGTGGGGCTGACAGTAGTTATTGAGGGAACAAAAACATGCTATAATACGCATAAATCAAGTGCATACCTTAATCCAGTGATGGTTGAGGGCGTCTTGTATGGTCATCCGTTTTCTAAAatgatgagagaaagaaaatgcaGCTGAGTAAATACACCCGAACAACTCCGAGCGTGGTGAGCAGTCACGCCTTAGGATGTGTAAATCTCTCAGGAATACATTCAGACTGGTTTTACTTTCACAGGAATATTTGGTTTCCTGGAGGTGCATTTAAATGGAAACACATGTTAAGAAACAAGATTAAGATCACATGGTACACAGAAAGACATATAGTGCTTTGCTTGGGATTAGCTTGCAGTATAACTAATGTTTATTTAGCTTATTTTATTAAGTGTATCACATTGTGTCCAAAAAACTAAATCCTTGCTCTAGATTTCTGTGGACTGGCTGGCCTTTCATTCATTTGGGTCATGTCTGCATGTGCTTAGGATTTATTGCAGTGAAACCTCTAATACTAGGCTTTgtattgacctttgaccttcagcTGTTTGTCAGTGCTTTTACCTCGTGTCCTTCTCCAGGAGCTTTCTGATGAAGCTCTTGGCTAGCTCGCTTGTATTGCTGAAGAGCTCTTCGTCAAACTCGTAGTCCATCGCCGAGATGTTTCCCAGGGTTTCCTGCTTCGTGTCGCCGAGGAAAGGTGACGCGCCGCTCAAACTgaaacaacattcacacactcacTTAAAAATCGTCCTTGATAATCTCTTTAGGTACGTTAAGCTTCCATATTCATAATCACGAATCATCTCAACTTACAGTATATAAGTGATGACTCCAATGCtcctgtgaaaaaaaacagcacaaggTTAATCCAAAGTTATGCGCTGCAGCCTGGTGTATGGAAGGCAGCAGAGTCAGAGGTAATTAAAAGCTCTTACCACATGTCTGCCTCCAATCCCAGTTGCTCATAGTTGACTATCTCTGGAGCTGAAAATAGACAGCAAACACTCGTGCATCACAAACACCAAGCCTCCTCTTAAAATGTCCTTCACTGCAAACACATCTCATATAAAATACACTTACCAACAAATTCAGGGgttccaaaaatgtttttgaaatcaACCCCGGCTTCTATTTTGTGCGCGAGTCCAAAGTCTATGAGTTTGATGCGGGGTAGATGAACATTCCTGTCCAgcagcattatgttttcaggctgaagtgcaaaaaaaacaaacagcagatttGTCAGCAGATTTCTACTAATACCAAGATTGGGCAATTCACAAACAACACTGAGTAAAACAATTACCTGGTTAAAGCTGCCTTTTGCGTAAgcattaaagaaaaacattgttACAGTCATTCTTGTCagtgtaaaatattaaaatattgaagGTAAAGTTCAACATCTTGGAAATTTTACTGATTCACTTTACTGTAGCTTAGCAGGAAGACTGGAAACAGTATCAAATAGTTAGCCTGCCTCTGTCCAAAGGGAACTAAACATTTGGCACCTCTAAAGTTAACTAATTAACAGATTGTGTCTCGTTTATTCGCCCTACAAAAGCACTAGTGTAAAAAAGACAAATCTGCATTTACGGGTGTTATgtgccggactatttcttggccaggaCCACTACAGGAAGTTAGTGGTTCTGACAAAGAAATAGCTGGGAAATTATGGAGGACTAAAGCTActataatctaaaaaaaatagttaataaataaataaataactgactcaataaataaataaataaatgaataaaataataaagaaagaacTTGTATAAATAAAGGCCTCAATTATCAAATAAACATGCATgttgatttgaaaataaataagtatgcacaaaaatagaaataaataaaatgtatttttttatttgaataaatagggaaattaaaaaacataaataaatgtaaacagaaaataattaattcTAAAAATAAATGGATATGAAAATAAGtgatttgtaaaaataaatattttttctgtgcatatttatttattataaaattatctacacatttatttgatatttgtatttctacatttctttatttatttctttatttattataatgtcAGCTTAAGTCCTCCATAGTTAATAGTTCAGCACACAACTTGTCACTTTCAcacattgtatttttatatggcTTGAACAACAAGACACAACTTGTTAATTCATGAGTTTAGTGTAGCAACTGTGTTGCTCTGGATTCCTATAAATCAATATAAAGGTCACAAGTAACATCCGCGCTGACTGGACAGACAGTTTTAACATTTTCCTCAACTGACTATTAACCTTCTGATTTCACAGAAAATGCTCAACACAAATGAGCGCACAGATCTGTCATTGTGAGGTGAAGGTCACAGCCTCGGACAGGTCTGAATCGAGCCCTTCACTGCGTGTTCTTTTTCCTTAATTGCCAAACGAGGAGCATTAAGAgtgaagaggagctgcagcttccGAAAAAACAGGACAGTGACTATCAGCAGCGTGGGCGACACTGCTCTCTGAAAGTGAGGAGATAACCttgtggtgtctgtatctgagCGACTGGACCTCAGCCACAGACAACAGGAAGGATGTGTGATTCAGAATAGCGAGACAGTAAACACCTGCTATATATATGTGACATTAATTCCCGCTTGAACCTTGCACGAACGGACAGTTCAGTAGCTGTGGAGGTAAAGAACATCGTCGTCATCACGAGACAAATATAGATTTACATAATATGCACAGATGGAGCGGGTTGTACCTTCAGATCAAAATGTGCGATCCTCTTGGAGTGGAGGTACAGGACTCCGTCTAGGATCTGTTTGATAAACCGAGTGGCCTCCTCTTCACTGAGAGACTCCTTCTGAGCTAAGAAATCGAACAGCTCTCCTCCagacaccctgtaacacacacacacacacacacactcagagacacaTCCTGTGGGCTCAGATAATCTGGAGTTCTCTTGAACGTTATCTAAAGTGAGTTCTCAGGATGCACTGGTTCAGGATGCCTTAgatatgtttgtttgtggtaACAATCTGCCCTACTTATGTCTCACTGTAGCTCTCAACCTTTTCATAATAAAATACGTGAAAAGCTGCTGAAAGGTGGTGTAAAGTGTCCTTTGACCAGCTGGCAGCCCATAAACATGATGTCCTTTTATATTCATACAAAGAAAACCTAACAGACTGAATGACGCACAGTGTCTCGTCCTGCATCTAACAGGAACTGTTCTGCAGTTTACCCCTTTGCTTTGATTGGACTGAGCTTTCTTTTCGTCCTAATTGTCTCCTCTATGTTGCCAGGCACTCGCTGGACCCAAACGGGGGCCATCTGAGGCCTCTTTTCAACACAAGCTTTTAATAACTCTGCGAGAGACGTTTGGTTCTTTCTGGCATACGTGATCTTGGCAAAAAGGTTTTCAGCAAACACAGCAGTCAACAAAATGAACTCACAGATCGAAACATGGACAAAAAAAGATTCTGATTCTGTACGGATGTTGTGATGCATTGTTGACTCACAGTTCGAGGATGAGCACCACGTCTGTGCGGTTCTCGTACACGTCATGTAGCGCTACGATGTTGTTGTGCTGGATCTGCTGCAGGATGTCCACTTCCCTCTCAATCTCCTCTCTCCTTACGCCACGTCTGCTGGCCCGACTCTGGCGCTTCTTGATGAACTTGGCTGCATATTCGACGTCCGTGCTCTTTTCTATACAGCGTTTGACGATTGCAAACTGCCCACTGCagacacaaaagaaaaaaagaagacattacAGAGTGTACTATAGGTAACATTTTTCAAGATAGAAAATCAATTTATAATGAACAATTAACAACAGGATGTTGACAGGGAGGAAGTTGTGTGTCAAAACCAGCTGAAATATTGAGGTATAGtccatcacttcctgtttcccgGAAGACAGAGAACAATCAGACAGACCAGCAGTGTGGGACAGAGCTGCTGTCCTCCCACTCCAGCAACCTTCCTGCCAAATTTCTCGCCATCCTCGAGAGATCAGTCCACTGAAAAAATCCCCAAAACTCGAAATATTTCCCAACAGAGGTGTGGTTTAGAGACCATCTCGCTGTGGATTATTGTTTCACGTTTCACTGTGCTCTTGTGTTGCAACGCTACAGCCTGTGGATATGTGATTATGACACCTAGTTAATATGTTTACATCCTGAGCTACACTGACCCCTAAATGACCCCTTAAAGACAGGGCTGACTCCACCAGTAAACTACTAAACATTATTGTCTCTCTCCCCTGACATAACTACACAGTCATTTCACTCATAATTGACCCACTGACAGACTGAACGAGAAGCATTGTCGCCCAGTTAAATATATGAGGTGAGTCTCCACGGCTTTATTATCAGACCAGCACTTGTAATCTCAGTCTGCTGCCACTCCTGCTGCTGTGGGCTGACTGACCTGCCCACTCTGTACATTCAGACACTGAAAACAAGCCTCTCAGTCACTGATCTCTCCTCAGTAACAGGCCACAG
The nucleotide sequence above comes from Sebastes fasciatus isolate fSebFas1 chromosome 4, fSebFas1.pri, whole genome shotgun sequence. Encoded proteins:
- the dapk2b gene encoding death-associated protein kinase 2 isoform X2, whose translation is MKTPGMAVFKQQQVEDFYVIGEELGSGQFAIVKRCIEKSTDVEYAAKFIKKRQSRASRRGVRREEIEREVDILQQIQHNNIVALHDVYENRTDVVLILELVSGGELFDFLAQKESLSEEEATRFIKQILDGVLYLHSKRIAHFDLKPENIMLLDRNVHLPRIKLIDFGLAHKIEAGVDFKNIFGTPEFVAPEIVNYEQLGLEADMWSIGVITYILLSGASPFLGDTKQETLGNISAMDYEFDEELFSNTSELAKSFIRKLLEKDTRKRMTIQDALNHHWIKPLNPRQAMVKRLSVVNLDNFKRQYARRRWKMSFRIVALCNHLTRIMKKGNKLPQPDERDCESDQEEEILKRRPRSRKRSSTS
- the dapk2b gene encoding death-associated protein kinase 2 isoform X1, with the translated sequence MKTPGMAVFKQQQVEDFYVIGEELGSGQFAIVKRCIEKSTDVEYAAKFIKKRQSRASRRGVRREEIEREVDILQQIQHNNIVALHDVYENRTDVVLILELVSGGELFDFLAQKESLSEEEATRFIKQILDGVLYLHSKRIAHFDLKPENIMLLDRNVHLPRIKLIDFGLAHKIEAGVDFKNIFGTPEFVAPEIVNYEQLGLEADMWSIGVITYILLSGASPFLGDTKQETLGNISAMDYEFDEELFSNTSELAKSFIRKLLEKDTRKRMTIQDALNHHWIKSCGHMEEDSVAPEKAEQLKTKRLMEYTIQSHSSMPQNNTYANFERFAHVVEDVSLMETGLSEVAGARHTLQGDIEALLSIYNDKESWYKEESETARKQLSQVRYEFRKVEATRRLLQEDIKSVDASLESISGKYSQRQSKLDALREELNSELKWLQEMMSSLHPEGANGSSNNSSSLNTDVRQALKELLHPSCRRELCPEAQQPLTESG